The following proteins are co-located in the Pontiella desulfatans genome:
- a CDS encoding PEP-CTERM sorting domain-containing protein (PEP-CTERM proteins occur, often in large numbers, in the proteomes of bacteria that also encode an exosortase, a predicted intramembrane cysteine proteinase. The presence of a PEP-CTERM domain at a protein's C-terminus predicts cleavage within the sorting domain, followed by covalent anchoring to some some component of the (usually Gram-negative) cell surface. Many PEP-CTERM proteins exhibit an unusual sequence composition that includes large numbers of potential glycosylation sites. Expression of one such protein has been shown restore the ability of a bacterium to form floc, a type of biofilm.), protein MKRAQWVKLQCVATVLAVICASMASADTVSQDTDLGNWDTASTWNPDGVPTVGNDYTTSMKLRVGSAGTFSGDSLTIESTGQLQLRNTSGTFTVDDLIMAGGVVYAGTGNEVTFALDGNMNVTADSNLNGYWNSTSGDARNLNILSKVSGSSDLESSASNNGSTHKLTIANAANDFSGTWISNVGTLEFANAGAVGAGDVRVNANGKLTILGDWDAEASLYVANSANALVNVGDYDWTVGEFNLNGEGLLANDTYTVSELNAMAGNAAVFSGTGTITVIPEPATLGLVAMVGTAVFFIRRLSI, encoded by the coding sequence ATGAAAAGAGCTCAGTGGGTTAAACTGCAATGCGTGGCAACCGTCCTTGCGGTCATTTGCGCTTCCATGGCAAGTGCCGACACGGTAAGCCAGGACACAGATCTTGGAAATTGGGATACGGCTTCCACCTGGAATCCGGACGGAGTTCCGACTGTGGGGAACGACTACACGACCTCCATGAAGTTGAGGGTCGGTTCCGCCGGCACGTTCAGCGGCGATTCGCTGACGATCGAATCTACGGGGCAATTGCAGCTGCGCAACACGTCCGGTACTTTCACGGTCGATGACCTGATTATGGCCGGCGGCGTCGTTTATGCGGGAACGGGTAATGAGGTTACCTTTGCGCTGGATGGCAATATGAATGTGACCGCCGACTCCAACCTTAACGGGTATTGGAACTCCACTTCCGGCGACGCCCGCAACCTGAACATCCTTTCAAAGGTGAGCGGCAGCTCCGATCTTGAAAGTTCTGCTTCGAACAACGGTTCCACGCACAAGCTCACCATTGCCAACGCCGCGAATGATTTTTCGGGCACTTGGATCAGCAACGTCGGCACGCTGGAATTCGCCAACGCGGGCGCTGTTGGTGCAGGGGATGTCAGAGTCAATGCCAACGGGAAACTGACGATTCTCGGCGACTGGGACGCGGAAGCGTCGCTCTATGTCGCCAACAGTGCAAATGCCCTTGTGAATGTCGGGGACTATGACTGGACGGTAGGCGAATTCAACCTCAATGGTGAAGGCCTATTGGCCAACGACACCTACACCGTGTCGGAGTTGAACGCCATGGCCGGCAACGCCGCCGTCTTTTCCGGTACGGGAACCATCACCGTGATTCCGGAACCGGCGACCCTGGGGCTGGTGGCCATGGTGGGCACGGCGGTCTTCTTCATCCGCCGTCTGTCCATCTAG
- a CDS encoding alginate lyase family protein, producing MKHNDMKVQLLIVVLAGCVLSGIGGKTDFDIVAVEKPRIMEKAARYMNEAPRTLTADHCERSEGGIHDFYSEGDYWWPDPKNPDGPYVRRDGQTNPANFIAHRQSMIRLSDMIGTLVSAYRITGEERYADKAVGHLKAWFVDDATRMNPSLLYGQAIKGCHSGRSIGVIDTIHLVEVARGAKLLCASPSFAKQDQAAVKAWFCDYLKWLNTHPYGLKEKQHPNNHGVCWSLQAAAFADLVGDAEQLEWIRNQFKTVYVDGMMNAEGGFPAELKRTKPYGYSLFVLDAMAGVAQLASSEDDNLWTFQLADGRGMKLGVGFMAPYVRDKSAWPKEPDVMYWDEWPVRHPFLLFAGSEYADASYLETWKRFEADPQTYEVLRNLPIRHPLLWVDAQ from the coding sequence ATGAAGCATAACGACATGAAGGTGCAGCTATTAATCGTGGTTCTCGCAGGGTGCGTTCTCTCGGGCATTGGCGGAAAAACGGATTTCGACATCGTTGCGGTCGAAAAACCGCGGATCATGGAAAAGGCCGCGCGCTATATGAACGAAGCGCCGCGCACCTTGACCGCCGACCATTGCGAACGCAGCGAGGGCGGGATCCACGACTTTTATTCGGAAGGCGATTATTGGTGGCCGGATCCAAAAAATCCCGACGGGCCGTATGTCCGCCGTGATGGGCAAACCAACCCGGCGAACTTCATCGCCCACCGCCAGTCGATGATCCGGTTGAGCGATATGATCGGGACGTTGGTTTCGGCCTACCGGATTACGGGCGAGGAACGCTATGCGGACAAGGCGGTCGGGCATCTCAAGGCGTGGTTCGTGGATGATGCAACGCGGATGAATCCGTCGCTGCTGTATGGGCAGGCGATCAAGGGGTGCCACTCCGGGCGCAGCATCGGGGTGATCGACACCATCCATTTGGTCGAGGTGGCGCGCGGCGCAAAATTGCTGTGCGCCTCGCCTTCGTTTGCCAAGCAGGATCAGGCGGCGGTGAAGGCCTGGTTTTGCGACTATTTAAAGTGGCTGAACACGCATCCCTATGGGCTGAAGGAAAAGCAGCATCCGAACAACCACGGCGTCTGCTGGTCGCTGCAAGCCGCGGCGTTTGCGGATCTGGTGGGCGACGCGGAGCAACTGGAATGGATCCGCAACCAGTTCAAAACGGTTTACGTGGACGGGATGATGAACGCGGAGGGCGGTTTCCCGGCGGAACTGAAGCGCACCAAACCTTACGGTTATTCGCTTTTCGTGCTCGATGCGATGGCCGGCGTGGCCCAGCTGGCCTCCTCCGAAGACGATAACCTGTGGACGTTCCAGTTGGCGGATGGGCGGGGGATGAAACTGGGCGTCGGTTTCATGGCGCCCTATGTCCGGGATAAAAGCGCATGGCCCAAAGAGCCCGACGTGATGTATTGGGACGAGTGGCCCGTGCGCCATCCGTTCCTGCTCTTTGCAGGGAGCGAATACGCCGACGCATCCTATCTCGAAACCTGGAAGCGGTTCGAGGCTGATCCGCAAACCTACGAAGTGCTGCGCAATCTGCCCATCCGCCATCCGTTGCTGTGGGTCGATGCCCAATAA
- a CDS encoding autotransporter outer membrane beta-barrel domain-containing protein: MKLNGCFVYALLFALLSVSIASARIYAGGVSGCGDLAVAANSDDYRGDGGNIFIHSVGWTDHTTEAEKDAIVSLWADRAWGIEMGHTTSNYTARQNAYVSRYLSRGIEAEFITVNCFSSSRVPDVTDWELTIQAYYDKGVDPSTPIYPTFEYQNMAAYYTQLHNNYVSDRADFQQLIEASGGLTIDIPPHVYFLRINNANPNIQKYHDWILDAIGWAHSQGHTVGIIVSPNNSKEEYDEETEAFVQILRDHDALPDFFVVENYSTEDPSTYENEVGNEDTPHHQLGCARLMQTDWFPSAPEDELFRQTVDLGSWSESATWNSDWEPLASCDYVTDLRLRTPGTDSVFGGRSLTIESGGQLQVRTTGGAVATATNLVMAGGTLFAGTGADVTNILDGTVEIQTNTTISGYWSDSAGARNLEIRSAVSGAGEIASTASNSSSTHELIVGNAANTYAGKWISNAGTLLFRNAGAVGTADIEVKANGKLKIEGNWNQAFNGAALAVADSAAASVDIGGYDWVVAQLSFGSVDVPEGTYAAAELNAMGANAVFTGSGSVTVGAVVPVVTMDVLGSAQTWTTATIWDNDLAPSGEYAYVVPATGNLTSPDGSSVFPGDSLIVEGGGKVQFRGKEEYGAATTINNLILSGGTEAQPVSLAAGTGINTVNVLQGSVFNDGYTILSGYWSDSGPRNLRISATIGGDGTFYSTASSASTTHSATIDNPANTFSGLWMSNRGTLVFESPGAVGAASIEVLGSGKLEIQGNWQPTNEVSLTVADSAAAGVDLGAYTWSVPNVTIGSTVLEDGTYSVSELNALGGAVFAGTGTLVVGTPVPPMLETEWGGGELTFAWSEGGYRLQCNTNGLASGDWFDVPGGDTSPVSVLPEDELGFFRLIAE, encoded by the coding sequence ATGAAATTGAACGGTTGCTTTGTTTACGCTTTGTTGTTTGCTCTCCTATCGGTCTCAATTGCGTCGGCCCGGATCTATGCGGGCGGGGTGTCCGGATGCGGAGATCTGGCGGTCGCGGCGAACTCGGATGACTACCGGGGGGACGGCGGAAATATTTTCATCCATTCCGTAGGTTGGACCGATCATACGACCGAGGCGGAAAAGGACGCTATCGTTTCGTTGTGGGCCGACCGCGCGTGGGGCATTGAAATGGGGCACACGACCTCCAACTACACCGCGCGCCAAAACGCCTATGTGAGCCGCTATCTGAGCCGGGGCATTGAAGCGGAATTCATTACCGTAAACTGCTTCTCAAGTTCGCGCGTTCCCGACGTGACCGATTGGGAGCTGACCATCCAGGCCTACTACGACAAGGGCGTCGATCCATCCACGCCGATCTATCCCACCTTCGAATACCAGAACATGGCGGCCTACTACACGCAGCTGCACAACAACTATGTTTCCGACCGCGCCGATTTCCAGCAGCTTATCGAAGCCTCGGGAGGGTTGACGATCGATATCCCGCCCCACGTCTATTTTTTACGCATCAACAACGCCAATCCCAACATTCAAAAATACCACGACTGGATTCTGGATGCGATCGGCTGGGCGCACAGCCAAGGCCATACGGTCGGCATCATCGTGTCGCCGAACAACAGCAAGGAAGAGTATGACGAAGAGACCGAGGCCTTTGTGCAGATTCTCCGGGATCACGATGCACTCCCCGATTTTTTCGTTGTTGAGAACTATTCCACCGAAGATCCTTCGACCTACGAGAACGAAGTCGGCAACGAAGACACGCCGCACCACCAGCTCGGTTGCGCCCGTCTGATGCAGACCGATTGGTTCCCTTCGGCGCCCGAGGACGAACTCTTCCGGCAGACGGTTGATTTGGGGAGCTGGAGCGAAAGTGCAACATGGAATTCGGACTGGGAGCCGCTCGCAAGTTGCGACTATGTCACCGATCTGCGCCTGCGCACGCCCGGTACGGACTCCGTCTTCGGCGGCCGATCATTGACGATCGAGAGCGGCGGGCAGCTTCAGGTGCGCACCACGGGCGGCGCAGTCGCTACCGCCACCAACCTGGTTATGGCGGGTGGAACCCTCTTTGCCGGGACGGGAGCCGACGTTACCAATATCCTCGATGGAACGGTCGAGATCCAAACGAACACGACGATCAGCGGCTACTGGAGCGACTCGGCCGGGGCGCGGAACCTGGAGATCCGTTCGGCGGTCAGTGGCGCCGGGGAGATTGCAAGCACGGCCTCGAACAGCTCTTCAACCCATGAGCTGATTGTCGGAAACGCCGCCAATACCTATGCCGGCAAATGGATCAGCAACGCCGGAACCCTTCTGTTCCGGAATGCCGGCGCGGTCGGCACGGCGGACATCGAAGTGAAGGCCAACGGCAAATTAAAAATCGAGGGAAACTGGAACCAGGCGTTTAACGGCGCGGCGCTGGCGGTCGCCGACAGTGCAGCGGCGTCGGTCGATATCGGCGGCTACGACTGGGTGGTCGCCCAACTTTCGTTCGGTTCGGTCGATGTTCCCGAAGGCACATATGCTGCGGCGGAACTCAACGCCATGGGCGCCAACGCCGTATTCACCGGCTCCGGTTCGGTTACGGTGGGGGCCGTTGTGCCCGTGGTCACGATGGATGTGCTCGGCTCGGCGCAAACCTGGACTACGGCGACCATCTGGGACAACGATCTCGCGCCGTCGGGCGAATACGCCTATGTCGTCCCCGCCACCGGCAATCTCACGAGTCCGGATGGCTCGTCCGTGTTCCCCGGCGATTCGCTCATCGTCGAGGGGGGCGGTAAGGTTCAATTCCGCGGAAAAGAGGAATACGGCGCCGCCACCACCATCAACAACCTGATCCTCTCCGGCGGAACCGAAGCTCAGCCGGTAAGCCTGGCCGCCGGAACCGGAATCAACACCGTCAACGTGTTGCAGGGCTCGGTCTTCAACGACGGCTACACCATCCTTTCCGGATATTGGAGCGATTCCGGCCCCCGCAATCTCCGGATCTCGGCGACCATCGGCGGAGATGGAACATTCTATTCCACGGCATCGAGCGCATCCACAACACACTCCGCCACGATCGACAATCCCGCGAACACCTTCTCCGGCCTATGGATGAGCAACCGCGGCACGCTCGTCTTCGAAAGCCCGGGTGCGGTCGGGGCGGCCTCGATCGAGGTGCTCGGTTCCGGCAAGCTCGAAATCCAGGGCAACTGGCAACCGACCAACGAGGTCTCGCTAACGGTTGCTGATTCTGCCGCCGCAGGGGTTGACCTTGGAGCCTACACCTGGTCGGTGCCCAACGTAACCATTGGCTCAACAGTCCTTGAAGATGGAACGTATTCCGTTTCAGAACTCAATGCTTTGGGTGGCGCGGTTTTCGCTGGAACGGGAACCCTCGTGGTCGGAACGCCGGTGCCGCCCATGCTGGAAACGGAATGGGGCGGGGGCGAGCTGACCTTCGCGTGGTCGGAAGGCGGCTACAGGTTGCAGTGCAACACCAACGGCCTCGCGTCCGGCGACTGGTTCGATGTTCCCGGCGGCGATACCTCGCCCGTCAGCGTTCTGCCGGAAGATGAACTCGGCTTCTTCCGCCTGATTGCGGAATAA